Proteins encoded by one window of Myxococcales bacterium:
- a CDS encoding biopolymer transporter ExbD — MAMTPAATGSRKGKPRAVPVINVTPLVDVILVVLIIFMLVTPMMMKTFWLNIPKAAEAEQENKKDPAASDDAKKPLVATVSASGEIRINKHVIPKSELNARLPRLLAAKENKVLYFDAADDAPYGVAAEAMDLCRSAGARSIAIMSQPVVQ, encoded by the coding sequence ATGGCCATGACGCCGGCAGCGACGGGCAGCCGCAAGGGCAAGCCGAGGGCGGTCCCCGTCATCAACGTCACACCGCTCGTCGACGTGATCTTGGTGGTGCTCATCATCTTCATGCTCGTCACACCGATGATGATGAAGACCTTCTGGCTCAACATTCCGAAGGCGGCGGAGGCCGAGCAAGAAAATAAGAAGGACCCAGCTGCGAGCGACGACGCGAAGAAACCGCTGGTCGCCACAGTGAGCGCGTCGGGGGAAATCCGCATCAACAAGCACGTCATTCCAAAGAGCGAGCTCAATGCGCGCCTGCCCCGGCTCCTGGCGGCGAAGGAAAACAAGGTCCTCTACTTCGATGCGGCGGACGACGCGCCATATGGTGTTGCCGCCGAGGCGATGGATCTGTGCCGCAGCGCGGGTGCGCGCTCCATCGCGATCATGAGTCAACCCGTCGTGCAGTAG
- a CDS encoding biopolymer transporter ExbD produces MNPGSASRRQPEPEINVTPLVDVMLVLLIIFMVIAPTLAEGADIQLPTIFAVDEQPKDLEPIDVALLKNGGAMLEKAAVEPALLETKVRELHAKDPKRRVMLKADTQVNYKRVRETFKMLQGVGFHGVALRVAKRDRAGES; encoded by the coding sequence ATGAATCCGGGCAGCGCCTCGCGGCGGCAGCCTGAGCCCGAGATCAACGTCACGCCCCTCGTGGACGTGATGCTGGTGCTCTTGATCATCTTCATGGTGATCGCTCCGACGCTGGCCGAAGGTGCCGACATTCAGTTGCCGACCATCTTCGCGGTGGACGAGCAACCCAAGGACCTGGAGCCCATCGACGTGGCGCTCTTGAAGAACGGCGGCGCGATGCTGGAAAAGGCGGCTGTGGAGCCGGCGCTCCTCGAGACCAAGGTGCGGGAGCTGCACGCGAAGGACCCCAAGCGCCGCGTGATGCTCAAGGCCGACACCCAGGTGAACTACAAGCGAGTCCGGGAGACATTCAAGATGCTGCAGGGCGTCGGTTTCCATGGCGTAGCGCTGCGGGTCGCCAAGCGAGACCGAGCAGGGGAGAGCTGA